The Bacteroidia bacterium DNA segment TTGATAAATGAGGAGGAGGGAATTAAAATATGGGAAGCGGAATATGAGTGGATGAGAATGGGAAAGGGAGGAAATCAGCCTCTTGTTTCGGTTTTAATGTGTGCGTATAATGCAGAAAAGTATATACAGAATGCTCTGAAATCAGTTTTGCTTCAAACATACCCGGCTATAGAAATTGTTGTTGTAAATGATGGTTCAGCAGACAGAACAGAAGCAAAAATACAGGAGTTAATAAAAGAACATTCCAATATTAAACTCATAAACCAAGAAAATAAAGGAATTGCTTCTGCGGCAAACAGGGGGCTGGGAGAATGTGTTGGAAAATATATTGCCAGAATGGATGCTGATGATATTTGTGTTCCAAACAGAATAGAAAAGGAAGTATTGTTTTTGGAAGAGAACTCTTCCTTTGCGGCTGTTTCTTCTTGGTTGACCTGTTTTTATCCCGACAGGTCTTTGCCTAAGACTTTCAAATTCAAGCAAAAGTCCGAAGACCTCAAGGCTATTTTACTGTTTGACAACCCGGTACCTCATGCTCCGGCTCTTCTTAAGGCAGATGTTTTGAAAGCAATAAAGTATGATACGGACTTTCAGGTTGCAGAAGATTATAACATGTGGTTTTCGCTTCTCAAACAGGGATATAGAGTGCATATTTTGCAGGTACCACTTTACTTGTATCGGATACATGGTGCAAACATCACTCAGAAAAAGATTAAACATGCTGAAAGAGTAAGATTAAAAGGTTTGAAAGAAATTGGGATAATTCCTACTCAGGAAGAGATGGTTTTACATGAGAAATTTGCAGTACCCTCAAATGATACGATAGAAAAGAAAGAGCTTTTTTTATTGCATAACTGGTTTTGTAAAATATTATATGGCAATGAAAGCCACTTATTTTTTCCTGAAGCAGAATTAAGAAAGCAACTGGAGCAGAGGTGGATGCACTGGTATTATCAAAACAGAAAATATCATGGAATATCTTCTCTTTTAAGGTTTTTTAATTCACCTTTTCACCGCCAAGGAAGGTATCAATTAGTAAAGGATGCTATTAAAGGAACACTTCTGTATGTCTAATAAACTTCCCATATCTGCGCTTGTTGCCTCTTACAATGAAGGACATTTGTTGGAAGATTGTCTTAAATCCATACAGTTTTGTGATGAGATATATTTTGTCAATTTGGGTTCTAAGGATAATTCTGTTGAGATAGCGAAGAAGTATGCAACAACTGTTGAGGAATTTAAAAAAGTCCCACGTATAGAAGATGTGCACCCGCTTTTTATTCCTAAACTAAAATACGATTGGTTCATACTTATAGACCCTGATGAGCGGATTATGCCTGCATTGGCAGAGGATATTAAAAATACACTTGAAACAGCACCTCCCGAGTTGGCAGTTATCAGAGTGCCTATGTTTAACTATTTTAAAGGGAAAAAGCTTAAAGGAACTGTTTATGGTGGAGTTGTGTATGCCCGTTTGCTGTATAAAAAGCAGGGGGTTACCATAGATGATGAAGTTCATGCGGGGATTAAAGTGAAGGAAGGGTATTTGCGAAAAAAAATCCGTTTTACAGGAGAAAACTACGACAAGCATTTTTGGTGCAACAGTTGGAAGCAGCTATTTGACAAGCACAAACGCTATTTGCAGGGCGAGGGGAAAGCCCAATATAATGCAGGCAAGAGATATTCTCTGAACAAGCAATGGCACGACAGCATTATCCGTTTTTACTATTCCTTTAAAACCAAGGAAGGATATAAAGATGGGCTTACAGGCTTTTTGCTCAGCCTTATGGCTGCCCGATATGAGTTTTTGAGTTGGAGGAGTTTGAGAAGATATGAAAAGGAAATAAACAGCTAACTAATCCCCCATGTGTGGCATTTCCGGCATATATCACTTTAATTCTGAACCTGTCAGTGAAAACAAGCTAAAAGCTTTCACGGATTCTATGCTGCATCGTGGTCCTGACGGTGCGGGGTATGAGTGGTTTGATGACAATACATTAGGCTTGGGGCAACGCAGACTGGCAATCCTTGATTTGTCAGAGTCTGGAAAGCAGCCCATGTCTTACGCTGACGACAGGTATTGGATAACTTATAACGGAGAAATTTTTAATTTCCCTGAAATCCGCAGGGAGTTGGAGCAGAAAGGACACAAGTTCCGTTCTGAAACAGATACCGAAGTAATACTTGCTGCTTATGCTGAATGGGGCAAGAGTTGCCTGCATAAATTCAACGGAATGTGGGCTTTTGCTATATGGGACACGCAGGAAAGAGAGCTTTTTCTGGCACGCGACAGATTTGGGATAAAGCCTCTTTACTACCTGCACCAGCCCGACAAGCAATTTGCTTTTGCTTCTGAAACAAGGGCTTTTAAGTTTTTGGAAGATTTTAAACGGGAATTTGATGAAAGCCTGTTACAACTGAATTTGCAGGATGCCTACGCTTTGGAAGGCTTGGGTTATACGCCCTTTAAAAACATTTTACAACTGTTGCCGGCACACTATCTGGTGGTGAAAAAAGGACAGCCTTTGCAGCAAAAAAGATGGTGGCACATAGATGAGCATTTGCAGGAAGAAATTCCCAAAACGCTTGAAAAGCAGGCAGCCAAATTTTATGAATTATTAAGAGATGCTTGCCGTATTCGCTTGGTAAGCGATGTGCCTGTTGCCACTGCTCTGAGCGGAGGCTTGGATTCAAGT contains these protein-coding regions:
- a CDS encoding glycosyltransferase — encoded protein: MSNKLPISALVASYNEGHLLEDCLKSIQFCDEIYFVNLGSKDNSVEIAKKYATTVEEFKKVPRIEDVHPLFIPKLKYDWFILIDPDERIMPALAEDIKNTLETAPPELAVIRVPMFNYFKGKKLKGTVYGGVVYARLLYKKQGVTIDDEVHAGIKVKEGYLRKKIRFTGENYDKHFWCNSWKQLFDKHKRYLQGEGKAQYNAGKRYSLNKQWHDSIIRFYYSFKTKEGYKDGLTGFLLSLMAARYEFLSWRSLRRYEKEINS
- a CDS encoding glycosyltransferase, which translates into the protein MNQSLPLVSFIAACYNHEGYVIETLESIIQQETKVPFEIIITDDFSKDNSVDIINQWIKENEHKVRITILFNEQNLGLCKTLNKAVSLASGQWIKPISCDDILEKNYLKTIWEYVQNHATVSLVCTDMSHIDSAGKHIRNSNWEYNCTDINHSVVNDFKHLLNAQFLNAPTLFYKKEVWEKTGGYDESLIFEDWDFLLRAKKSFEFGFIKKSLVRYRMHEKNMHLNFETDTRYVQDSISVLKKHIAEEENKQIIREKVAEEITKLLLINEEEGIKIWEAEYEWMRMGKGGNQPLVSVLMCAYNAEKYIQNALKSVLLQTYPAIEIVVVNDGSADRTEAKIQELIKEHSNIKLINQENKGIASAANRGLGECVGKYIARMDADDICVPNRIEKEVLFLEENSSFAAVSSWLTCFYPDRSLPKTFKFKQKSEDLKAILLFDNPVPHAPALLKADVLKAIKYDTDFQVAEDYNMWFSLLKQGYRVHILQVPLYLYRIHGANITQKKIKHAERVRLKGLKEIGIIPTQEEMVLHEKFAVPSNDTIEKKELFLLHNWFCKILYGNESHLFFPEAELRKQLEQRWMHWYYQNRKYHGISSLLRFFNSPFHRQGRYQLVKDAIKGTLLYV